The proteins below are encoded in one region of Sphingobacterium sp. R2:
- a CDS encoding (deoxy)nucleoside triphosphate pyrophosphohydrolase produces the protein MAITKVVCGIIFKDDLVLICRRKPEKSLGGYWEFPGGKVEDGESYEESLLRELIEELNLKVEIIEHFFDIVHHYDNGAIELISFICKTQSIATESTDHDLLEWVEVDDLLNWKLAPADIPIAKELIEEIGK, from the coding sequence ATGGCTATAACTAAAGTTGTTTGTGGCATTATATTCAAAGATGATCTCGTTCTGATCTGTCGAAGAAAACCAGAGAAGTCGCTAGGCGGATATTGGGAATTTCCAGGTGGTAAGGTTGAGGATGGTGAATCGTATGAAGAATCTTTGCTTAGAGAATTGATCGAAGAACTCAACTTGAAGGTCGAAATCATAGAACACTTTTTCGACATTGTACATCATTATGATAACGGTGCTATCGAATTGATTTCTTTCATCTGCAAGACTCAAAGTATAGCAACAGAGTCCACAGATCATGATCTGCTTGAGTGGGTGGAAGTTGACGATCTATTAAATTGGAAGCTTGCTCCCGCCGATATTCCGATTGCGAAGGAGTTGATTGAAGAAATAGGAAAATAA
- a CDS encoding HNH endonuclease yields the protein MNYVVITENDVSQWNDNTGREYHFPKRYLKYLTKGTVVIYYKGGMKDSSFASKRMTRHPHYFGIAEIGELKQDNGSEKSDYYADIINFNPFSYPVLAKQNGKFIETIPTSRLSNYWRDGVCPIDEETFKNIVTLSDINHFNATNDSEQEISESFTSSEGKLKLVYSTKYERDVRLREKAIEMHGLNCMGCGFNFEKAYGEWGAGFIHVHHTKPLSNGEGEREVNPRTDMIVLCPNCHSMIHRRRNKTLSLDELLQLLKTKTIN from the coding sequence ATGAATTACGTTGTCATCACCGAAAACGATGTATCGCAATGGAACGATAATACGGGGAGAGAATATCATTTTCCTAAACGTTATTTAAAATATTTGACAAAAGGGACGGTCGTCATTTACTATAAAGGTGGAATGAAAGATTCTTCATTTGCTTCAAAGCGAATGACTCGTCATCCTCATTATTTTGGAATTGCGGAGATTGGCGAACTTAAGCAAGATAATGGTTCGGAGAAAAGCGATTATTATGCCGATATAATTAATTTCAACCCCTTCTCCTATCCTGTTTTAGCTAAACAAAATGGAAAATTTATTGAGACAATCCCGACCTCAAGACTTAGTAATTATTGGCGTGATGGGGTTTGTCCTATTGATGAAGAAACATTTAAAAACATAGTTACTCTATCAGATATTAACCATTTCAATGCGACCAACGATAGTGAGCAAGAAATCTCTGAATCCTTTACCAGCTCAGAAGGTAAACTCAAATTGGTTTACTCTACGAAATATGAAAGAGATGTTAGGCTTCGTGAAAAAGCCATAGAAATGCATGGGTTAAATTGCATGGGCTGCGGATTCAATTTCGAAAAAGCTTATGGAGAATGGGGAGCAGGATTTATACATGTACATCACACCAAACCATTATCTAATGGTGAAGGTGAACGAGAGGTAAATCCCCGAACGGATATGATTGTCCTATGTCCCAACTGCCATTCCATGATTCACAGACGACGAAATAAGACATTAAGCTTGGATGAATTACTTCAATTATTAAAAACCAAAACTATCAACTAA
- a CDS encoding SusC/RagA family TonB-linked outer membrane protein translates to MTNRSNLMAALLDKVAHQASVKDAVKNNLKKVQHAWDKKYSLSCIVYSLRQMTSVCTLIPMPKTIKGMFHIRAILILSLIVHMFSLLAQTPRKDSGAEGLISISGTVVSSIDGKPIQGVSIRVEGEKGRGSTKVDGSFSLHVINPKGTVSFSHMGFSRLELSYVAGVSMAVQLIPLENQLNEVEVVSTGYQKIPKERATGSFVQVDNKTLQRNPAMNILSRLDGVTNGLLLDENAGNPDGLSVRGRSTLFSNTRPLIVVDNFPFEGDLDNINPNDIESVTVLKDATAASIWGVRSGNGVIVLTTKKGKTKTTIDFTSNFLIAKKPNLFYQKQLSSSEFIDSEIDLFQRGYYDKDINTVYKNISPVVSLLEKVRSGNLDMDVANAEIDRYRAVDVRDELTKYFYRNKIQNQQQLSITAGSDRVRSLISLAYDRSLSESATADNTRLNIRNNNQWNIIKDYLQVSTDLWYVKNTNTESNAYGYTPLYPYERLADNERALEAATMSTLRRSYTDTVGNGYLLDWKYRPLEEVQNGLTQYRGIDQQLRFQLGISSKIYRSFKIAADYLMSNNWIDNSTFYDQRSFYTRNLVNQFSQVDLITKTVARPIPLGDIFDSSETRMQSHYGRVQLDWDERLGRLHRISGLIGMEWRKDKSLFHSPGSLYGYNPKLESYSEVDIFSSFPLYHNGGYSMISKGGGRIRQQDNNRSWYGLFSYSYRDNFTLTGSIRKDESNLFGVSANQRGVPLWSMGASYNFKQFLKSDKLDYLKMRTTYGYNGNVDKSTTAYLTSKLYRTTNLWGKPMDVILNPPNSSLRWERVQNLNFGVDISLLKGRAGGTVEYFQKNGKDLMGQSPVAPQVGVGEFYGNVARTSTHGVDAQLWLSWFEKKAIQVRTDLIFNQVKDKVTRYYRVPGANKDIVASTGIVPIEGYPINTLVLYRFKGLDSEGNPLGIVDHVITDEYNAIINSSDRQSINFVGSRLPTKFGSLRHTVSFQNWELSFNIVYKLGYYLKRPNSFNSNGLISGGYRFADYDQRWQNAGDENRTTVPAFVYPANVNRESFYQYSDALAVKGDQLRLQDIRISYAFAPFTRYRSSRLHLYLYCSNIGLLWKANDQGLDPNFLSGYPAPFETTLGLKFNL, encoded by the coding sequence ATGACAAACAGATCAAATCTGATGGCTGCCTTATTGGATAAGGTAGCCCACCAAGCATCCGTAAAAGATGCTGTAAAAAATAATTTAAAAAAAGTGCAGCACGCGTGGGATAAAAAGTACTCCCTCAGTTGTATAGTATATAGTCTTCGGCAGATGACGTCGGTATGTACCCTTATACCTATGCCTAAGACTATAAAAGGAATGTTTCATATAAGGGCAATTCTAATCCTGTCCCTTATAGTTCATATGTTTAGTTTATTAGCTCAAACGCCCCGCAAGGACAGCGGGGCGGAAGGGTTGATCTCCATCAGCGGTACCGTCGTATCGTCTATTGACGGTAAACCGATTCAAGGTGTCTCCATCCGCGTCGAAGGCGAAAAGGGTAGAGGTTCTACTAAAGTTGATGGTTCCTTTTCACTACACGTCATCAATCCCAAAGGTACTGTTTCGTTTTCCCATATGGGATTCAGTCGCTTAGAGTTATCCTATGTCGCAGGGGTATCAATGGCTGTTCAATTAATACCATTGGAGAATCAATTGAACGAAGTAGAGGTGGTGAGTACCGGCTACCAAAAGATTCCAAAAGAACGAGCCACAGGCAGTTTCGTGCAGGTGGATAATAAAACTTTGCAACGCAATCCAGCAATGAATATTTTGTCGAGGTTGGATGGTGTTACAAATGGTCTGTTGCTTGATGAGAATGCTGGTAATCCTGATGGGCTCAGTGTTAGAGGCCGCAGTACGCTATTCTCAAATACGCGTCCACTGATAGTAGTCGATAACTTCCCTTTTGAAGGTGATCTTGATAATATTAATCCCAATGATATAGAAAGTGTAACCGTTCTTAAAGATGCAACAGCAGCATCAATATGGGGTGTGCGGTCCGGAAATGGCGTCATTGTCCTTACAACAAAGAAGGGTAAAACGAAAACGACAATTGATTTTACTTCAAATTTCCTGATCGCCAAAAAGCCTAACTTGTTTTACCAAAAACAGCTTAGCTCGAGCGAATTTATCGATTCGGAAATCGATCTTTTCCAAAGAGGCTATTATGACAAGGATATCAATACGGTCTATAAAAATATTTCACCAGTCGTCAGCCTGCTCGAAAAGGTGAGGTCCGGGAATTTAGATATGGATGTGGCAAACGCCGAAATTGATAGATATAGGGCCGTAGATGTGCGTGACGAGCTGACTAAATACTTCTACCGAAACAAAATTCAAAATCAGCAACAACTTAGTATTACAGCTGGTTCTGATCGGGTACGAAGTCTCATCTCTTTGGCTTATGATCGTTCCTTGAGCGAAAGTGCGACAGCCGACAATACACGTTTAAATATCCGCAATAACAACCAGTGGAATATAATAAAGGACTATCTGCAAGTGAGTACCGATCTCTGGTATGTGAAAAATACCAACACAGAAAGTAATGCGTATGGTTATACTCCGTTGTATCCGTATGAACGACTGGCAGATAATGAACGGGCACTGGAAGCCGCCACAATGAGCACGTTAAGAAGATCGTATACAGATACCGTCGGTAATGGCTACTTGTTGGATTGGAAATACCGGCCTTTAGAAGAAGTGCAAAATGGCTTGACACAATATCGGGGTATAGATCAGCAGCTCCGATTTCAATTAGGCATCAGCTCGAAGATATATCGTTCGTTCAAAATTGCTGCTGATTATCTGATGAGCAACAATTGGATCGATAACAGCACCTTCTATGATCAACGGTCTTTCTATACGCGTAATTTGGTCAATCAGTTCTCTCAGGTTGATCTTATTACTAAAACTGTCGCTCGGCCGATTCCTTTGGGCGATATTTTCGATTCAAGTGAGACAAGAATGCAGTCTCACTATGGACGCGTGCAGCTTGATTGGGATGAACGTTTAGGCCGATTGCATCGGATTAGTGGCCTAATTGGGATGGAATGGCGTAAAGATAAAAGTCTTTTTCACAGCCCCGGATCTTTGTATGGCTATAATCCAAAACTGGAAAGCTACTCGGAAGTTGATATTTTCAGTTCCTTTCCACTTTACCACAATGGAGGTTATTCCATGATCAGCAAAGGGGGCGGCCGTATTCGGCAACAGGACAATAACCGTTCTTGGTATGGTTTATTTTCTTATTCGTATCGTGACAATTTTACCTTAACGGGTAGTATTCGTAAGGATGAATCTAATCTATTTGGTGTCTCAGCCAATCAGAGGGGTGTCCCGCTTTGGTCTATGGGGGCTTCCTATAATTTTAAACAGTTCCTTAAAAGCGATAAACTGGATTACTTAAAAATGCGAACTACCTATGGTTACAATGGTAACGTCGACAAAAGTACCACGGCTTATCTAACCTCAAAACTCTATAGAACCACAAATTTGTGGGGAAAGCCCATGGATGTCATTTTAAACCCGCCCAATAGTTCGCTGCGTTGGGAGCGCGTGCAAAACTTAAATTTTGGAGTAGACATTAGCCTCTTAAAAGGTAGAGCCGGAGGTACGGTGGAATACTTTCAGAAAAATGGTAAAGATCTAATGGGGCAGAGCCCCGTTGCACCACAAGTGGGTGTTGGTGAATTTTATGGAAACGTAGCGCGTACATCGACTCATGGTGTGGATGCTCAACTTTGGTTGAGTTGGTTTGAAAAGAAGGCAATTCAGGTAAGAACAGATCTTATTTTTAATCAGGTCAAAGATAAAGTGACGCGATATTATAGGGTTCCCGGAGCCAATAAGGATATTGTTGCTAGCACGGGCATTGTTCCCATAGAAGGATATCCTATTAATACATTGGTGCTATACCGATTTAAAGGTCTTGATTCGGAGGGTAATCCGCTGGGCATAGTGGATCATGTTATCACGGATGAGTACAATGCCATTATCAACAGTAGTGATAGGCAAAGTATCAATTTTGTTGGCTCTCGGCTTCCGACAAAATTTGGCAGTCTCCGGCATACGGTCTCGTTTCAAAACTGGGAGCTTTCTTTTAATATCGTTTATAAACTTGGGTATTATCTGAAAAGACCTAATTCCTTTAATTCCAACGGTCTTATAAGTGGAGGCTATCGATTTGCTGATTATGACCAACGCTGGCAGAATGCTGGAGATGAAAACCGGACCACCGTACCAGCATTTGTATATCCAGCTAATGTAAATAGAGAGAGTTTTTACCAATATTCAGACGCCTTAGCGGTGAAAGGAGATCAGCTGCGACTGCAGGATATCCGGATTTCCTATGCCTTTGCACCCTTCACGCGATACCGATCTTCAAGATTGCATCTTTATCTATACTGCTCCAACATTGGGCTTTTATGGAAAGCAAACGATCAAGGGCTGGATCCCAATTTCTTATCGGGTTATCCAGCTCCCTTTGAAACAACGCTCGGTTTGAAATTTAACCTTTAA
- a CDS encoding RagB/SusD family nutrient uptake outer membrane protein, translating into MKKYILITVLLAVLTACSKGFLEEIPNSNILTPEQAEDFQRLLDNSEQVGVTGVLPQLAADEYYISTEKDWLASATATERNSYIWAKDIFGGELEINDWNAPYKSVFYANNIISEVEKQFKTGELTFALRDIYGQALFHRAKAYFDLVKNFSVPFDALTQHTDLGVPIRKDPSIDYTSQRATVKECYDFIFDDLSNALTYLAYDTPLPERNRATKLAAFALLSRIYLYRREYDKAEQYADSLLNRYDKLIDYNKVSQTSNTPFTKTNDELIMYGATGVYRNSGQINSTQTVFVDSTLIKMYAPNDLRLSIYFINNGAGKYTVKRGYNGTGLTPFNGFAVDEVLLNKIECLVRRGELNQASLSMERLLLNRYKTGTYTHVAFADQQSALQFVLQERRKELVWRCLRWDDIKRLNKEGRGIVLSRKLEDAVYRLEPNTPGYIFNIPQDEINRSGIIQNIR; encoded by the coding sequence ATGAAAAAATATATTTTAATAACCGTCCTGCTGGCAGTTTTAACGGCCTGTTCGAAAGGATTTCTCGAAGAAATTCCAAATAGTAACATTTTGACACCCGAACAAGCGGAGGATTTTCAGCGGCTACTGGATAATTCGGAACAGGTTGGGGTAACGGGTGTACTTCCCCAGTTGGCTGCTGATGAATATTACATCAGCACGGAAAAGGATTGGCTGGCTTCTGCTACAGCGACGGAACGAAATTCGTATATATGGGCCAAGGATATATTTGGAGGTGAGTTGGAGATTAATGACTGGAACGCACCATACAAAAGTGTTTTCTACGCTAATAATATCATCAGCGAAGTTGAAAAACAGTTTAAGACAGGTGAGTTGACATTTGCATTACGTGATATTTATGGTCAGGCGCTTTTTCATAGGGCCAAAGCCTATTTTGATTTGGTCAAGAACTTTTCGGTACCTTTTGATGCACTGACGCAGCATACTGATCTTGGCGTCCCCATTCGGAAAGACCCATCGATAGACTATACTTCGCAACGGGCTACAGTAAAGGAGTGCTATGACTTTATTTTTGATGACCTCAGTAACGCTCTCACCTATCTTGCTTATGATACACCCTTACCCGAACGGAACAGGGCAACCAAACTGGCAGCCTTTGCACTACTATCTAGGATCTACCTGTATAGACGAGAGTACGATAAAGCGGAGCAGTATGCGGATAGCCTGTTAAATCGCTACGATAAGTTGATCGATTATAATAAGGTTTCGCAAACGTCGAATACCCCATTTACAAAGACAAATGATGAACTCATCATGTATGGCGCCACTGGCGTGTATCGAAATTCCGGTCAGATCAATAGCACCCAAACGGTTTTCGTGGATAGTACGCTGATAAAAATGTATGCTCCAAATGACTTACGCTTATCGATTTATTTTATCAACAATGGGGCCGGAAAGTATACCGTGAAGCGTGGCTATAATGGCACCGGATTAACACCTTTTAATGGCTTTGCCGTCGACGAAGTTTTGCTCAATAAGATCGAGTGCCTCGTGAGGCGGGGCGAACTCAATCAAGCTTCATTATCGATGGAGCGATTGCTGTTAAATCGCTATAAAACCGGGACATATACTCATGTGGCCTTTGCAGATCAACAATCGGCTTTGCAATTTGTGCTCCAAGAACGACGAAAAGAATTGGTATGGCGTTGCCTGCGCTGGGACGATATCAAGCGTCTCAACAAAGAGGGCAGAGGAATTGTGCTATCGCGCAAATTAGAAGATGCCGTTTATAGACTTGAGCCTAATACACCGGGCTATATATTTAATATACCTCAGGATGAAATTAATAGAAGTGGAATAATTCAAAATATACGATAA
- a CDS encoding TlpA family protein disulfide reductase, producing the protein MLKLKILFMLFFAFGTALFAQKLTINGKIDKELKVDSFLFRYATNFVDQENLYGKGEEVRVKVKHGRFQIDLDNLPATFYAFIRLPKNYSKDISDDYRLIGNSGNFLMLKADNPMEMQLYQHGVSFSGGQKSSLDCQLELFRLKKKLSDRLISQKNSFGSFDEKTTEKQINDYLSAYKSINLNACLEAKKLVTSYAQLLDTMTANTHYYDFIGRTKWDEINHINWLVDFSPDNVRSYVARYYNKYYTDEQSYGDPKSYRGTSNEYPKFLAYKAFTDLMQTMAPLGRRIKPNVALADLLISERYHGALYDQVAFSSLLIRGTKEYLDDMYLTSLMGNMKNDDFRQYVSDLRKKRTTRAQSFQFKLEDENGKMVTNADLKGKVVLLDFWFTGCRGCLALHKNMKPIKEHFKNNPNFKYVSISIDKKRENWLNSLQKGEYTDKFDVKLWTGGQNDKHPIIRYYEIGSYPTMILISKNDDVVAMNPPNPYTEKNKNALIKMISEALEE; encoded by the coding sequence ATGTTAAAATTAAAAATATTGTTTATGTTGTTCTTTGCGTTTGGAACAGCACTTTTCGCACAAAAGTTAACGATTAATGGTAAAATTGATAAGGAACTAAAAGTTGATTCATTCCTCTTTAGGTATGCGACTAATTTTGTTGATCAGGAGAATTTGTATGGTAAAGGAGAAGAGGTAAGAGTGAAAGTAAAGCATGGACGGTTTCAAATAGACCTCGATAATTTACCCGCGACATTTTATGCTTTTATCCGGTTGCCAAAGAATTATTCGAAAGATATTTCCGACGATTATAGATTGATCGGGAATAGTGGAAATTTCTTAATGCTAAAAGCAGATAACCCCATGGAAATGCAGTTGTATCAACATGGGGTATCTTTCTCGGGAGGGCAAAAATCCTCTTTGGATTGCCAGTTAGAGCTATTCAGACTAAAAAAGAAACTGAGCGATAGGCTTATTTCCCAAAAAAATAGTTTCGGTTCTTTTGATGAGAAAACTACGGAAAAGCAGATCAATGACTATTTGAGTGCCTATAAATCAATAAACCTAAATGCATGTTTAGAAGCTAAGAAATTGGTGACCTCATACGCTCAGCTTCTCGATACGATGACTGCAAATACCCACTACTATGATTTTATTGGACGTACAAAATGGGATGAGATCAATCATATTAACTGGTTGGTGGATTTCAGTCCAGATAATGTGCGATCGTATGTGGCGAGGTATTACAACAAATATTATACGGATGAACAATCTTATGGGGATCCGAAAAGCTATCGGGGGACATCGAATGAATATCCGAAATTCTTAGCTTATAAGGCTTTTACAGATCTGATGCAAACAATGGCTCCGCTGGGTAGACGCATAAAACCAAATGTTGCACTTGCTGACTTACTCATTTCAGAGCGCTATCATGGTGCTTTGTACGATCAGGTTGCATTTTCATCTTTATTGATACGTGGTACGAAAGAGTATTTAGATGATATGTATCTCACCAGTCTAATGGGGAATATGAAAAATGATGATTTTAGGCAGTATGTAAGTGATTTGAGAAAAAAGCGAACAACACGAGCGCAGTCATTTCAGTTTAAATTGGAAGACGAAAATGGAAAAATGGTGACCAATGCTGATTTGAAAGGGAAGGTGGTCTTGTTGGATTTTTGGTTTACAGGATGCAGGGGATGCCTGGCGCTGCATAAAAATATGAAACCTATAAAAGAACATTTCAAAAATAATCCCAATTTTAAATATGTCAGTATCTCGATCGATAAGAAAAGAGAAAACTGGTTGAATTCATTGCAAAAAGGAGAGTATACTGATAAATTTGATGTAAAACTCTGGACTGGCGGACAAAATGATAAACATCCGATCATTCGCTATTATGAAATAGGTTCTTATCCGACTATGATCTTGATTAGTAAAAATGATGATGTGGTGGCTATGAATCCGCCTAATCCATATACCGAAAAGAACAAAAATGCTTTAATCAAAATGATCAGTGAGGCTTTGGAGGAATAG
- a CDS encoding MauE/DoxX family redox-associated membrane protein codes for MEKHFNTYEYQQDRPASSPKRGSSIRSGARWIYRHLPEVIIYGYAFIYMYTGWAKFMNMAAFIKGNSKIPYLGQYAKLIGYGIPSLEIVLAILLVIPVYWIKRAALWASTVLMILFTVYLSLMVKFVEHKLCHCGGVIESMGWKTHIAFNIIWVIAGIFALVRTKVKHSKI; via the coding sequence ATGGAGAAGCACTTCAATACATACGAATATCAACAGGATCGGCCGGCAAGCTCCCCTAAACGCGGTAGTTCAATCCGCTCGGGTGCACGCTGGATCTATCGTCACTTACCTGAAGTGATCATTTATGGCTATGCCTTTATCTACATGTACACGGGATGGGCTAAGTTTATGAACATGGCCGCTTTTATCAAGGGTAATAGCAAGATCCCCTATCTAGGTCAGTACGCGAAGTTGATCGGCTATGGCATCCCCTCGTTGGAGATTGTGCTTGCGATTTTATTGGTTATCCCGGTGTATTGGATTAAGCGGGCTGCCCTATGGGCTTCGACTGTATTGATGATCCTATTCACTGTTTACCTCAGCTTGATGGTCAAATTTGTGGAGCATAAGCTTTGTCACTGTGGTGGTGTAATCGAATCGATGGGCTGGAAAACGCATATCGCCTTTAATATCATCTGGGTGATAGCGGGAATTTTTGCCCTGGTGAGAACAAAAGTTAAACATTCTAAAATTTAA
- a CDS encoding TonB-dependent receptor plug domain-containing protein → MSAGVAAFSFLQDDAAPSVSISATASASFVLMCFMWYKILTKVIIENYQCNNIAFDVFFFIFATQTGTGYIMSHHQRQLFLAALGLLATANTAQAQRRPAVDTLRNITLPTAEAIGTVSGHGRKTRLDRNQLERLQAQTLGEKLSHISGVQNASFGPNSGVPMIRSLSGSRVSVLSNGLSINDLSGISPNLNPNFDMDNLREIEVYKGATSVLFGGKAIGGAVNVKDNTIPAVRVQGGISAQAKAELGTNSGNSQSLAFDTNVGKYGVVHIGGMRLAHGNLKIPGNTKAPIAYDPKIDHLTADMAQVHVDRETIRNLTLYPYLSQFVIDNLNDPRWGLSEADLYTFEDYSFINGEKVLNPRNNKYIAGQDPNTPLYTEVVHGITDYAPVQRGVMPNSHAAKQAVNAGASYIRDNFQVGLGLYALESYYGIPGFAQRNKPVHSHTPTTWTPIYEPINTRSYSYAWQLESAYQPKTRLIPEVKLQYRGESSDDRELLGRYRVNKFASARHAVRSEITQQYSRFWSAVSGVDFSIAAIEGQGERRYIPNNLSREGGIFTLQTIDFKPMAVHVGYRHDWVARRTLSDPTYQRSRGLAGGNFSNRDFKLNHFSGDISYSIADMGYVQATYTHAERAPGVNELYAGNDHFAILVEENGDDRLAKESANAYELSGGIHYGGLKLSATHYRSFFTNYLYLAHTGLSRSGGFLVKEWRASDTEIRGWELMGSYTYAWTTEGHVEFNTFADLVKNRNTSDDSMRKWAEGDFMPNLPTSRYGWAVAFRYKKFAGNVNFDRYLKQRYLGKNINIEPPMPAYSLLSGQLGYKVNLKKYEFVYFISGNNLLNMEARPQNSILKYLAPLPGRNISIGVKLNTPYPASSAGAAPY, encoded by the coding sequence ATGTCAGCGGGGGTAGCTGCGTTCTCTTTTTTACAGGATGATGCCGCTCCGAGCGTCAGCATCAGCGCTACTGCCAGCGCGAGTTTTGTGTTGATGTGTTTCATGTGGTATAAAATTTTGACGAAGGTAATCATTGAAAATTATCAATGCAACAATATTGCATTTGATGTTTTCTTTTTTATTTTTGCAACGCAAACAGGAACAGGTTACATCATGTCGCACCATCAGAGACAACTTTTTTTAGCAGCACTGGGGCTATTGGCTACCGCAAATACGGCGCAGGCGCAGCGCAGACCCGCAGTGGACACCTTACGGAACATTACACTCCCCACCGCCGAAGCCATCGGCACAGTGTCGGGACATGGGCGAAAGACGAGGCTAGACCGCAATCAGTTGGAGCGTTTACAGGCGCAAACGCTCGGCGAAAAATTGAGCCATATATCGGGGGTTCAAAACGCTTCGTTTGGTCCCAATTCAGGTGTGCCCATGATCCGTAGCCTCAGTGGAAGCCGGGTTAGTGTGCTGTCCAATGGTTTATCCATCAATGATCTGTCGGGAATCAGCCCAAACCTCAACCCAAATTTCGATATGGACAATCTACGCGAAATAGAGGTTTACAAGGGGGCCACGAGCGTGCTCTTCGGCGGAAAAGCAATTGGCGGTGCAGTTAATGTCAAAGACAATACGATTCCGGCAGTGCGGGTGCAAGGTGGAATTTCCGCTCAGGCCAAGGCCGAGTTGGGCACCAATAGCGGCAATAGCCAGTCGCTTGCCTTTGATACCAATGTTGGAAAATATGGGGTAGTCCATATCGGTGGCATGCGGCTCGCGCACGGCAACCTCAAGATCCCGGGCAATACCAAGGCCCCGATAGCTTACGATCCGAAGATCGATCATTTGACGGCCGATATGGCGCAGGTCCATGTCGACCGCGAAACAATCCGCAACCTGACGCTGTATCCCTATCTGAGCCAGTTTGTGATCGATAATCTAAACGACCCCAGGTGGGGCTTGTCGGAGGCCGACCTGTATACCTTTGAAGATTACTCATTCATTAACGGCGAAAAGGTGCTAAATCCCCGAAATAACAAATATATCGCTGGGCAGGATCCCAATACGCCCCTGTATACGGAGGTCGTGCATGGCATTACCGATTACGCTCCTGTCCAGCGTGGTGTGATGCCCAATAGCCATGCCGCCAAACAGGCGGTCAACGCCGGCGCCAGTTACATCAGGGACAACTTTCAGGTAGGCCTCGGACTTTATGCCCTTGAGAGTTATTACGGTATCCCGGGATTTGCACAGCGCAATAAGCCGGTGCATAGCCATACCCCCACAACATGGACGCCGATCTATGAACCGATAAACACGCGCAGCTATTCCTATGCCTGGCAGTTGGAATCGGCTTATCAACCCAAAACACGGCTCATCCCCGAGGTCAAATTGCAGTATAGAGGTGAGTCGTCCGATGATCGGGAGCTTCTGGGCAGGTATCGGGTTAATAAATTTGCCAGTGCCCGTCATGCGGTTCGATCGGAAATAACCCAACAGTATAGCCGTTTTTGGTCTGCGGTGAGTGGAGTAGATTTTTCTATTGCGGCTATAGAAGGGCAAGGGGAGCGGCGTTATATACCCAACAATTTAAGTCGGGAAGGCGGGATCTTTACCCTGCAGACCATAGATTTCAAACCAATGGCTGTTCATGTAGGCTATCGGCACGATTGGGTGGCCCGGCGTACCCTGTCCGATCCAACTTACCAGCGGAGCAGGGGCTTGGCCGGAGGGAACTTTTCCAACAGGGATTTTAAGTTAAACCATTTTTCGGGTGATATCAGCTATTCCATTGCCGACATGGGCTATGTACAGGCAACCTATACACATGCCGAACGTGCACCAGGGGTAAATGAACTGTATGCCGGTAATGACCATTTTGCAATCTTAGTGGAAGAAAATGGAGACGATCGTCTCGCCAAAGAGAGCGCCAATGCTTACGAGCTGTCCGGTGGTATACACTATGGCGGATTAAAACTCTCGGCAACGCATTACCGCAGTTTTTTTACCAACTATCTCTATCTGGCGCATACCGGTCTTTCGCGGTCTGGAGGCTTTTTAGTGAAGGAATGGCGGGCATCAGACACCGAGATTAGGGGCTGGGAGCTTATGGGGAGCTATACTTATGCATGGACGACAGAAGGCCATGTGGAATTCAATACGTTCGCTGATCTGGTCAAAAATAGAAACACCTCGGACGATAGCATGCGCAAGTGGGCGGAAGGAGATTTTATGCCCAACCTTCCTACCAGCAGGTATGGATGGGCGGTGGCATTTCGCTATAAGAAGTTTGCCGGCAACGTTAATTTTGACCGGTATCTGAAACAGCGTTATTTAGGTAAAAATATCAATATTGAACCACCTATGCCAGCCTATTCCTTGCTATCTGGTCAATTAGGTTACAAGGTGAATCTAAAAAAATATGAATTTGTCTATTTTATTTCTGGAAATAATCTATTGAATATGGAAGCACGCCCGCAAAATTCCATACTCAAATATCTAGCTCCGCTACCGGGACGTAATATTTCCATCGGCGTGAAGCTTAATACGCCCTATCCCGCATCATCCGCCGGAGCAGCTCCATACTGA